A region of Saccharococcus thermophilus DNA encodes the following proteins:
- a CDS encoding FAD-binding oxidoreductase, producing the protein MRKTAIQTKDPHIQALARIVGGEKSILYKKEDLIAYDCDGFTVHRHLPKAVVFPKNTEEVAAIVKYCHDHDLPFLARGAGTGLSGGAIPLNGEVVISLTRMKRLLHVDLENRRAVVEPGFVNLKLTNSIADRGYYYAPDPSSQYCCTIGGNVAENAGGAHCLKYGVTTNHILGLEVVLPNGEIIEIGENGIPDPPGYDLLGLLTGSEGTLGIVTKITVRILKNPEAKQTVLAYFDRVEDASQAVSDIISAGMVPAALEMMDQTAIEGVEAAAFPVGHPKDIEALLLIEVDGISAGISEQINEILRICQQRNVREVKAAQSEEERARWWANRKTGFGAMGAISPDYLVQDGVIPRSKLPEVLKNIRAISKKYGLRIANLFHAGDGNLHPLVLFDSSEPGETERALAAGSECLQVCAAVGGSITGEHGVGIEKKEEMRFIFSDEEIAAQTDIRDVFNPKNLLNAGKLFPTPGRCVEMKQVASSLK; encoded by the coding sequence ATGAGAAAAACGGCAATACAAACGAAAGACCCGCATATTCAGGCATTAGCGCGCATTGTTGGCGGCGAAAAGTCGATTTTATATAAAAAGGAAGATTTAATTGCTTATGACTGTGACGGCTTTACGGTTCACCGCCATCTGCCGAAAGCGGTCGTATTTCCAAAAAATACGGAGGAAGTCGCGGCGATCGTTAAGTATTGCCATGACCACGATTTGCCGTTCCTTGCCCGCGGGGCCGGAACCGGATTAAGCGGCGGCGCGATTCCGCTAAACGGGGAAGTCGTGATTAGTTTGACGCGGATGAAGCGGCTGCTTCACGTTGATTTGGAAAACCGCCGCGCGGTTGTGGAGCCGGGATTTGTGAACTTAAAGCTAACGAATTCGATCGCCGACCGAGGGTATTATTATGCTCCGGATCCATCGAGCCAGTATTGCTGCACGATTGGCGGAAATGTCGCCGAAAATGCGGGAGGAGCGCACTGTTTAAAATACGGCGTCACCACGAACCATATTTTAGGACTTGAAGTTGTGCTGCCGAACGGGGAAATTATTGAAATCGGCGAAAACGGCATTCCGGATCCGCCGGGATATGATTTATTAGGATTGTTGACCGGTTCAGAAGGAACGTTAGGGATCGTGACGAAAATTACGGTCCGGATTTTAAAAAATCCGGAAGCGAAGCAGACGGTGCTCGCTTATTTTGATCGTGTCGAAGACGCGAGCCAGGCGGTTTCCGATATTATTTCCGCAGGGATGGTTCCGGCGGCGCTCGAGATGATGGATCAAACAGCGATCGAAGGAGTGGAAGCAGCCGCTTTTCCGGTCGGACATCCGAAAGATATTGAAGCGCTTTTATTAATTGAAGTGGACGGGATTTCTGCCGGTATTTCCGAACAAATTAATGAAATTTTGCGCATTTGCCAACAGCGCAACGTGCGCGAAGTGAAAGCGGCCCAATCGGAGGAAGAACGGGCGCGTTGGTGGGCCAACCGCAAAACCGGATTTGGCGCGATGGGAGCCATTTCTCCGGATTACTTAGTGCAAGACGGGGTTATTCCGCGCAGCAAATTGCCGGAAGTGCTAAAAAACATCCGGGCCATTAGCAAAAAGTATGGATTGCGCATCGCTAACCTCTTTCATGCGGGCGATGGAAATCTCCACCCGCTTGTGCTGTTTGACTCGAGCGAGCCGGGAGAAACAGAAAGAGCGCTTGCGGCAGGAAGCGAGTGTTTGCAGGTGTGTGCCGCTGTCGGCGGTTCGATTACCGGGGAACACGGGGTCGGTATCGAGAAAAAAGAAGAAATGCGCTTCATTTTCAGCGACGAAGAAATTGCTGCGCAAACCGACATTCGCGACGTGTTTAACCCGAAAAATTTGCTGAACGCTGGAAAGCTGTTCCCAACGCCTGGGCGATGTGTCGAGATGAAACAAGTTGCTTCTTCACTAAAGTGA
- a CDS encoding IS1634 family transposase yields the protein MNVQVKKVYRNSYLNIISALFKKLGLPQLIDHLVPVDPQCQTRVSDAVQAILYNVFDGRQALVHLEHWAQEVDCEKLIRPDLHPSWLNDDALARHLDRLYEAGIHNVISTCLIHIYRKEGLSLRAFHADTTDKTVYGAYESASLEALQITHGYNRHHRWQKQIGFGLVGNEDGIPFYGDVHDGNLPDKTWNPEVLSRVHEQLKQAKIEDEWIYVADSAAMTKETLAQTKAANAFLITRGPSSLRIVKTALAEADAEDTTWSDPFTLAERNGATYRVWETASTYEGHPVRLIVVESSALDQRKGKTLEKERTKEAELLREEQARWERHPFSCREDAEQALASLKASLRPRFHRVEAAVEEIVRLKKRRGRPKKGAEPEVETLYFLHLDVEFDQDAWEQARRKASRFVLVTTVPKEWKGQPMDAQEILKLYKGQISVEMNFAFLKDPFFTDEIYVKKPERVAVLGYLFLLALAIYRVFQRRVRQFITPEHPLKGPGGRKLTRPTGQAIFQLFQYVNVVLFKLPDGRIQRSLDRSLTPDQRRILQGLGMDESIYV from the coding sequence ATGAACGTTCAAGTCAAAAAGGTCTATCGCAATTCTTATTTGAATATAATAAGTGCCCTATTCAAGAAACTGGGTCTGCCTCAATTGATTGACCATCTCGTGCCCGTCGATCCGCAGTGCCAAACGCGAGTCAGCGATGCCGTTCAGGCCATCCTCTACAATGTGTTTGACGGCCGGCAAGCCCTTGTTCACTTGGAACATTGGGCTCAGGAGGTCGATTGTGAGAAACTCATCCGTCCCGATCTCCATCCTTCCTGGTTGAACGACGATGCGTTGGCCCGTCATCTCGATCGCCTGTATGAGGCTGGCATTCACAACGTCATCAGCACTTGCTTGATTCATATTTATCGAAAAGAAGGCCTTTCCCTCCGAGCCTTCCACGCCGATACGACGGACAAGACCGTTTACGGCGCGTATGAATCGGCCTCGTTAGAGGCCTTACAAATCACACATGGCTACAACCGCCATCATCGTTGGCAAAAACAGATCGGTTTCGGACTGGTCGGCAACGAGGACGGCATCCCGTTTTACGGCGATGTGCACGATGGCAACCTGCCCGATAAAACATGGAATCCCGAGGTGCTGTCTCGTGTCCATGAACAGCTGAAGCAGGCCAAAATCGAAGACGAATGGATTTACGTGGCCGATTCCGCCGCGATGACGAAAGAGACCCTGGCGCAAACCAAAGCGGCCAACGCCTTTTTGATCACCAGAGGCCCTTCGTCGCTCCGGATCGTGAAAACCGCGCTGGCCGAAGCGGATGCTGAGGACACGACGTGGAGCGATCCCTTTACGTTGGCGGAGAGAAACGGCGCCACGTACCGGGTATGGGAAACGGCCTCGACGTATGAAGGCCACCCCGTTCGGCTGATCGTTGTTGAATCGAGCGCGCTCGACCAGCGAAAAGGAAAGACGCTTGAAAAAGAACGAACCAAAGAAGCGGAGCTTCTTCGCGAGGAACAAGCCCGTTGGGAGCGTCACCCCTTCTCCTGCCGGGAAGATGCCGAACAAGCCTTGGCGTCCCTCAAGGCGTCCCTTCGCCCCCGGTTTCATCGGGTTGAGGCCGCGGTCGAAGAGATCGTACGCCTGAAAAAACGGCGCGGACGGCCGAAAAAAGGGGCGGAACCCGAGGTGGAGACGCTGTATTTCTTGCACCTTGACGTCGAATTCGACCAAGACGCGTGGGAACAGGCGAGACGGAAAGCGTCCCGGTTTGTCCTTGTCACGACCGTTCCGAAGGAATGGAAGGGCCAACCCATGGATGCCCAAGAGATCTTGAAGCTGTATAAAGGGCAGATCTCGGTGGAAATGAACTTCGCTTTTTTGAAAGATCCGTTTTTCACGGATGAGATTTACGTCAAAAAACCAGAACGGGTCGCAGTATTAGGCTATTTGTTTCTGTTGGCCTTGGCTATTTACCGCGTTTTTCAGCGCCGAGTGCGTCAGTTTATTACTCCAGAACACCCGTTGAAGGGTCCTGGAGGCCGCAAGCTGAC